One genomic window of Arachis stenosperma cultivar V10309 chromosome 10, arast.V10309.gnm1.PFL2, whole genome shotgun sequence includes the following:
- the LOC130955050 gene encoding pentatricopeptide repeat-containing protein At5g24830 isoform X2 produces MSRENISLAKIDLQGCTFVYNYTEHAATIRSLCLEGKLGAAMWLRRKMVQKGLILDVFTHNHIVNGLCRTGLAEEADWLIREMLEFGPHPNSATYNTLIKAYCIVNSVDKALYLFSTMTNTGIQPNRVTCNILVHALCEKGLLKEAKRMLEEILHDNHNDIPNLVTSTIFLDYYFKNGAIIQALSLWNEMLLKCTNVDVVAYNVLINGFCKNQQTSLACGYACEMIKKGLQPDGFTYNILIHALCKEGKTGEACYILGVMSKMGVMPDQISYKIMIRGLCFVGNIAKAKELLSYMLSNAIITKPLMWNIIIDFYGRCRDRSNAFFTRDQMLAFGVCPNVFTYNSLILAEVKCGNFHDACTLKEEMIIKGLFPDIVTYNLLIGTACSLGRLGLALELHDEMVRRGCKPDIITYTELVRGFCIRGDLKEAEELCAKILKSGLLNDHVPVQILFSTYCKRKRLFEAFNLYQQWLVSKRDNYPL; encoded by the coding sequence ATGTCCAGGGAAAATATATCTTTGGCCAAGATAGATCTTCAAGGATGCACATTTGTCTATAACTACACCGAACATGCAGCTACCATTAGGTCGTTGTGCTTGGAAGGGAAGTTGGGAGCTGCCATGTGGCTTCGGAGGAAAATGGTGCAGAAGGGTCTCATTCTTGACGTGTTTACCCACAACCATATAGTAAATGGGCTGTGTAGAACTGGTCTTGCAGAGGAGGCAGATTGGCTTATTAGAGAGATGTTAGAATTTGGTCCTCACCCCAACTCTGCTACTTATAATACTTTAATCAAGGCATATTGCATTGTTAATAGTGTAGATAAAGCTTTGTATCTGTTCTCCACCATGACCAATACTGGTATTCAGCCAAACAGAGTTACTTGTAACATACTCGTTCATGCGTTGTGCGAGAAGGGTCTTTTGAAGGAAGCTAAAAGgatgcttgaagaaatattacaTGATAATCACAATGATATTCCAAATTTAGTTACCTCTACTATATTTTTGGATTATTACTTTAAGAATGGTGCAATTATTCAGGCTCTTAGCCTTTGGAATGAGATGCTTCTGAAGTGCACTAATGTAGATGTGGTTGCTTATAATGTTCTTATCAATGGATTTTGCAAGAATCAGCAAACGAGCCTTGCATGTGGATATGCATGTGAGATGATTAAGAAAGGTTTACAACCTGATGGTTTTACCTATAATATTCTTATTCATGCTCTATGCAAGGAAGGCAAAACCGGTGAAGCTTGCTATATTCTTGGAGTCATGTCTAAAATGGGAGTTATGCCTGATCAAATTTCATATAAGATTATGATTCGTGGTCTTTGTTTTGTTGGAAACATTGCTAAAGCAAAAGAGTTGCTTTCGTACATGTTGAGCAACGCAATCATTACCAAGCCTTTAATGTGGAACATAATAATTGACTTTTACGGAAGATGTAGAGACCGTAGTAATGCATTTTTTACAAGGGATCAAATGCTAGCTTTTGGTGTCTGCCCCAATGTGTTTACGTAtaattctttaattcttgcagAAGTCAAGTGTGGAAATTTCCATGATGCTTGTACTCTGAAGGAGGAGATGATTATTAAAGGTCTCTTTCCTGACATTGTTACTTATAATTTGTTGATAGGTACTGCTTGCAGTTTAGGGCGTCTTGGTTTAGCACTTGAATTGCATGATGAGATGGTGCGAAGGGGTTGCAAACCAGACATAATAACTTATACTGAACTTGTTAGGGGCTTTTGTATTAGGGGTGACCTAAAAGAGGCAGAAGAGCTTTGTGCTAAAATACTGAAATCAGGTTTATTGAATGATCATGTTCCAGTTCAGATTCTCTTCAGTACTTACTGCAAGAGGAAGCGACTGTTCGAGGCATTTAACTTGTATCAACAATGGTTGGTGAGTAAACGAGATAATTACCCTTTGTAA
- the LOC130955049 gene encoding uncharacterized protein LOC130955049 yields MAEAKTHNNSNKPRPRVLIYLAIQIITHSTIVSVICFIAGIVALLLLPILAKNTYISENALMPGSATNMLSSHDVAEANKLVKDLTDLKLRSNGSPIESRKLIAQYMLGLDAEVTYHNFYPQLNQFHPLHFFTSPDSSIISKNISCASIGINTVGIIRAPCGDGKEAIVLVTPYNPKKVVLGEALSLGVAYSVFSLLSRVTWLAKDIIWLVADSQYGEYSSVSAWLREYQAPQFHRVVVNSEACNESSTIEGKLYSGFRRAGTIAAALVVKVAEDGNHFDDSLNIYAEASNGQMPNLDLINIVNYLAVHKQHLRIKVSKMWSLLGSKWLNTLGVVLECIGQYARRLNPQWKFGIPANEYVEGTATLASSMYYQGLGVPTGPHGAFRDYQVDAITVEISPKVSPTKMNRHIDFIFRGGRLIEGVVRSINNLLEKFHQSFFLYLLTSPSKFVSVGVYMIPFALLGAPLPIVAASLYIFSSKTTPQAPVASEVDFSLESWKWINSAKKVFVIHLWGVAVSLLPYFLCRIPGLTPTNNLTVWGSFAVLSLVILFSMLGYPTSVAVPSEAEKREWANLKSVTLSATFVGLSLMSVINFATAEIGALLIVPFCLMARPLMLDIQARSMRTLLLATCNLALGFIAFPPCAFLLLKSAFDSSGGYNISDYWNWMESLWAWNSATYLYIGIVHLPCWALCIHILFHPS; encoded by the exons ATGGCCGAAGCTAAAACCCATAACAACTCCAACAAGCCCAGACCACGCGTACTCATCTACTTAGCCATCCAAATCATCACTCACAGCACCATCGTCAG TGTTATTTGCTTCATTGCTGGGATTGTTGCTCTTCTGCTCCTCCCTATTCTTGCCAAGAACACCTACATTTCCGAGAATGCCCTCATGCCAG GTTCCGCAACCAACATGCTATCTAGCCATGATGTCGCTGAGGCAAACAAGTTGGTCAAGGACTTAACTGATTTGAAGCTTAGATCCAATGGATCACCCAT TGAAAGCCGAAAACTTATTGCACAGTATATGTTAGGTTTGGATGCTGAAGTTACCTATCACAATTTCTATCCTCAGTTGAATCAGTTCCATCCATTACATTTCTTTACCAGTCCTGATTCCAGTATAATCTCGAAAAATATAAGCTGCGCATCAATTGGGATAAACACTGTTGGAATCATTAGAGCACCATGCGGGGATGGCAAGGAAGCTATTGTCTTAGTTACCCCTTACAACCCAAAGAAAGTAGTTTTGGGGGAGGCTTTGTCCTTGGGTGTTGCATACTCAGTGTTCTCATTGCTGTCACGGGTCACTTGGCTGGCAAAGGATATCATATGGCTTGTAGCTGATTCACAATATGGGGAATATTCTTCAGTTTCTGCGTGGCTGAGAGAATATCAGGCTCCACAATTCCATAGGGTTGTAGTTAATAGTGAAGCATGTAATGAGAGCAGCACTATTGAGGGAAAGTTATACAGTGGTTTTAGACGTGCTGGAACAATAGCTGCTGCCCTTGTAGTTAAAGTTGCAGAGGACGGTAACCATTTTGACGACAGTCTTAATATTTATGCTGAGGCTTCCAACGGGCAGATGCCAAACCTTGACCTAATCAATATCGTAAACTACCTAGCTGTACATAAACAACATTTGCGGATAAAAGTGAGCAAGATGTGGTCTCTACTTGGCTCCAAGTGGCTCAATACTTTAGGTGTTGTTTTGGAATGCATAGGACAATATGCTAGACGCCTAAATCCTCAGTGGAAATTTGGTATTCCTGCTAATGAATATGTGGAGGGCACTGCTACACTAGCAAGCTCAATGTATTACCAG GGTTTGGGTGTTCCCACTGGTCCACATGGTGCCTTCCGTGATTATCAAGTTGATGCAATTACCGTGGAAATTTCACCAAAAGTTTCTCCTACTAAAATGAACAGGCATATTGACTTTATTTTCCGTGGTGGAAG GTTGATCGAAGGAGTTGTACGTTCCATAAACAACCTTCTGGAGAAGTTTCATCAGTCATTCTTTCTGTACCTCTTGACATCTCCTAGTAAGTTCGTGTCAGTTGGAGTTTACATGATTCCATTTGCATTACTTGGTGCACCCCTTCCAATAGTTGCAGCTTCGCTATATATTTTTTCCAGTAAAACCACTCCCCAAGCCCCAGTTGCCTCCGAAGTAGATTTCAGCCTCGAATCCTGGAAATGGATAAATTCTGCCAAGAAGGTTTTTGTCATTCATCTATGGGGTGTGGCTGTTTCGTTACTTCCATATTTCCTGTGTCGAATTCCCGGTCTCACCCCAACAAATAACTTAACAGTATGGGGTTCGTTTGCAGTTCTTAGCCTCGTAATTTTGTTCTCAATGTTGGGTTATCCAACTTCTGTAGCTGTTCCTTCAGAAGCCGAGAAAAGAGAATGGGCTAACTTAAAGTCAGTAACTTTATCAGCTACTTTCGTCGGTTTGTCTCTCATGTCGGTCATTAACTTTGCCACGGCAGAAATAGGGGCTTTACTTATCGTCCCGTTTTGTTTAATGGCTCGACCATTGATGCTGGATATTCAAGCTAGGAGCATGAGAACTTTGTTATTGGCCACATGCAATCTGGCTTTAGGGTTCATTGCATTTCCTCCTTGTGCATTTTTGTTACTGAAAAGTGCATTTGACTCTTCTGGTGGTTATAATATTAGTGACTATTGGAACTGGATGGAATCACTTTGGGCATGGAATAGTGCTACTTACCTTTACATTGGTATTGTTCACCTCCCATGTTGGGCACTCTGCATTCACATTTTATTTCATCCTTCTTGA
- the LOC130955050 gene encoding pentatricopeptide repeat-containing protein At5g24830 isoform X1 — translation MAQFVACGEPHLTSTHIAFIRYLNRTIESIRRDIADTFAAIFGSEYNLAPSVSTRCEDDIALSSTKYLISAIGKKCHLIAQDCSSNEKSFRDKKGPDAVFNVLDNILKDSLERLKMMRENISLAKIDLQGCTFVYNYTEHAATIRSLCLEGKLGAAMWLRRKMVQKGLILDVFTHNHIVNGLCRTGLAEEADWLIREMLEFGPHPNSATYNTLIKAYCIVNSVDKALYLFSTMTNTGIQPNRVTCNILVHALCEKGLLKEAKRMLEEILHDNHNDIPNLVTSTIFLDYYFKNGAIIQALSLWNEMLLKCTNVDVVAYNVLINGFCKNQQTSLACGYACEMIKKGLQPDGFTYNILIHALCKEGKTGEACYILGVMSKMGVMPDQISYKIMIRGLCFVGNIAKAKELLSYMLSNAIITKPLMWNIIIDFYGRCRDRSNAFFTRDQMLAFGVCPNVFTYNSLILAEVKCGNFHDACTLKEEMIIKGLFPDIVTYNLLIGTACSLGRLGLALELHDEMVRRGCKPDIITYTELVRGFCIRGDLKEAEELCAKILKSGLLNDHVPVQILFSTYCKRKRLFEAFNLYQQWLVSKRDNYPL, via the exons ATGGCG CAATTTGTTGCTTGTGGAGAACCACATTTGACATCGACTCACATTGCATTCATAAGATACTTGAACCGGACCATTGAGTCAATCAGGCGAGATATTGCGGACACATTTGCAGCCATTTTCGGCTCCGAATACAACCTTGCCCCCTCTGTAAG CACTAGATGTGAAGATGATATTGCTTTATCGTCTACCAAATATCTAATATCAGCTATTGGGAAAAAGTGCCATCTAATTGCTCAGGATTGTTCCTCAAATGAGAAGAGCTTCCGTGACAAGAAGGGCCCAGATGCTGTTTTCAATGTATTGGATAATATTCTAAAGGACAGTTTAGAGCGACTAAAGATGATGAG GGAAAATATATCTTTGGCCAAGATAGATCTTCAAGGATGCACATTTGTCTATAACTACACCGAACATGCAGCTACCATTAGGTCGTTGTGCTTGGAAGGGAAGTTGGGAGCTGCCATGTGGCTTCGGAGGAAAATGGTGCAGAAGGGTCTCATTCTTGACGTGTTTACCCACAACCATATAGTAAATGGGCTGTGTAGAACTGGTCTTGCAGAGGAGGCAGATTGGCTTATTAGAGAGATGTTAGAATTTGGTCCTCACCCCAACTCTGCTACTTATAATACTTTAATCAAGGCATATTGCATTGTTAATAGTGTAGATAAAGCTTTGTATCTGTTCTCCACCATGACCAATACTGGTATTCAGCCAAACAGAGTTACTTGTAACATACTCGTTCATGCGTTGTGCGAGAAGGGTCTTTTGAAGGAAGCTAAAAGgatgcttgaagaaatattacaTGATAATCACAATGATATTCCAAATTTAGTTACCTCTACTATATTTTTGGATTATTACTTTAAGAATGGTGCAATTATTCAGGCTCTTAGCCTTTGGAATGAGATGCTTCTGAAGTGCACTAATGTAGATGTGGTTGCTTATAATGTTCTTATCAATGGATTTTGCAAGAATCAGCAAACGAGCCTTGCATGTGGATATGCATGTGAGATGATTAAGAAAGGTTTACAACCTGATGGTTTTACCTATAATATTCTTATTCATGCTCTATGCAAGGAAGGCAAAACCGGTGAAGCTTGCTATATTCTTGGAGTCATGTCTAAAATGGGAGTTATGCCTGATCAAATTTCATATAAGATTATGATTCGTGGTCTTTGTTTTGTTGGAAACATTGCTAAAGCAAAAGAGTTGCTTTCGTACATGTTGAGCAACGCAATCATTACCAAGCCTTTAATGTGGAACATAATAATTGACTTTTACGGAAGATGTAGAGACCGTAGTAATGCATTTTTTACAAGGGATCAAATGCTAGCTTTTGGTGTCTGCCCCAATGTGTTTACGTAtaattctttaattcttgcagAAGTCAAGTGTGGAAATTTCCATGATGCTTGTACTCTGAAGGAGGAGATGATTATTAAAGGTCTCTTTCCTGACATTGTTACTTATAATTTGTTGATAGGTACTGCTTGCAGTTTAGGGCGTCTTGGTTTAGCACTTGAATTGCATGATGAGATGGTGCGAAGGGGTTGCAAACCAGACATAATAACTTATACTGAACTTGTTAGGGGCTTTTGTATTAGGGGTGACCTAAAAGAGGCAGAAGAGCTTTGTGCTAAAATACTGAAATCAGGTTTATTGAATGATCATGTTCCAGTTCAGATTCTCTTCAGTACTTACTGCAAGAGGAAGCGACTGTTCGAGGCATTTAACTTGTATCAACAATGGTTGGTGAGTAAACGAGATAATTACCCTTTGTAA